The segment gaattaaaaaagagcATTGAAAAGTTTCCCCGTATGCGATAGGATGTGAACCACCTAAACGTTTCAATAGctgaatacatttcaaatattagaacTATTCAAAACAACGGCAAAAAGTTGTCAAACATTTGCGACATAGTATGCAAATGAGAAGAATGGAGTATAAAATTAACGAAATCGGTTTCTGAAAGTGTAAGAAAGcagaaatttgagattttatttaaaactcgaGAATGGTGCGTCACAGGCGACCATTGTTAATATATTCTAGAGATCATATGCcataaagatttttgaaatcaCACCCGTGACTTGAATTGGGTAGGATATGCTATTTCTTTggtttccttaaatatttttcttctatagaTATACTTATTCcgcttacaaaataaataaatggtagaTTTTATCGCGcatatttttgagttttcaaaacatgaaatatcGACAATCCATAATTTGTAGTTGAAAAGCTGCATACTTAAATCCTCAAAATCCCCATTTCAATACACAGCAGGATTTTTTTCCCTGAATTcttggaaatttttcattttactctTTCTTCGGATTGAAAAGAATGTTCCCCTTTCTTCTAAGAATTCTAAATCCCACCATCTTACCTTTCATTCGGATCTCGAGTTGCACATACCAaagattattgattaaaatacacAATGTTTGCGTCTGAAAAAAGGGATttgcaatacttttgaattatttataacagGCTGATAAATTCGGCTTTTCTAGGGATGAAATTATTTTCCTGCTTTTCactaataaagcataaaatatttaaaaaactgtcatgaaaaatttaattacattttttcatacttcaaaatttgtaataaaaattttaaatgcttacgACAATCAGTGGCAGTtatttcctcaaaactttctcccttactttctaataaacttatgccagagaacgccttgtgcAGCAATGGCATACACTAGTTACGCCAACATTAATTTGTGATGTAAAATTAGCATTTATACTGTATgcatcatgtcatccttggcgagttattttacgattaatccctggcatactattaataatatccgaaaatcgaatttgtgctttagaaaagtttttccgccggcatcctggcctaggtttggttttggttttgtgtgttttttctggcgcaagagccatatttggctatactgcgccaatcaaatggtaaaagtataaaatttgtttaaaaacacccatttatttaattaacacagacataaagaaaatttctaaaaaaaagattagaaaatagttttaacattttaaaattaaaaaactatgatTCATGAAATTGATACAATGATGGAATGTACAAATACACAAAAAGGAACGATTAAAAAGTCTATATACAAGTTAAAAAGTCAAtagcttttaagaatttaaaaatatttgggtggtatcttTCACCCACTAAGTCCTGCAATGTTGAAGACAGGGTAAAAAAACGAGCACGGTATGAATTAAAGAGAGGACATTCAATTAGGATATGCCGAATAGTAAAATTAACTTTGCAGCCAttgcacataggcgcattttcgccaaatatgagatgtttgtgggtaaagcgcgtatgtcctatacggagacgtgttaatttaacatccatctcacgtataggatggaCAGGCCAAGGCACAATGTTcgctttaataaaatgtaatttattttcaatctgcagatcccatgattttTGCCAGATAGAAGAGAAATGATGAGCAATGGACCTTTTAACATCATTAAAGGGAAGGCTCATGCTCAAAGAAGTCGATGCAGACTTTGCAGCCAAGTCTGCCTTCTCATTTCCCAAGAtaccgacatgactcggaacccaacagaaGATTACTTGAAACCCATCATTCTGAAGCAGGCGCAAAGTgagcaaaattttaatggcaatcggATGGATCCGATTGTGGTAATGCGACAGTGTCTCCAGTGCGCTCATGCTAtcagtgtaaataataaatttgtgctGAGTCAAGGATGAAATTTTCTCAAGTGCGcagaaaattgccaccaactcagcagtaaaaactgagCAACAATTATGCAGACGGTGgctgagtgagtgagtgagtgaatatggggtttattggcgcaaaaaCCACTTTTGatcatactgcgccaaacatatggtgtAATTGAAATAAAGGATACGatatataaaagtgataatttaaaattctatatataagcaaatacaaGATTGattctatgataaaattttaaaaattttcaggaaTATAAGACGCAtggtacaaatattaaaatacatcatAAAAGTCAACAAGAAACAGAAAAAGTTCACTTGACAAATGTCAATGTATCAAAATGTAGTAAATTCTGAACTAAATATcagctttttttccttcttcgcTTTTTCATAAACTTCGATTTAAGAGcaggataaaattttgaattagcaACTGTTCGACTGGTAGACGGCTCCCGTCGATGGTGATCATCTATAAAATCTTCGTCTATAGATTCTTCTGGATCATAATCAATATAATCCTCAGATTCTGCTGCATCTTGAACATCAGGAAGCAAATTATCTGTTAACATTGATTCTGACACTGAGTTATAAGAAGCTGTCGATTGCATTGTTTCTTGTACGTTAGTTTTATTTGTGGCTCTAAGATGTGTATGAAAATCTACGTTGTTAGAATTTGCTGAATTTCCATTAGAATGAATACTGGTATCCTGTTGGGCTTTTTTCTTCTTCGGAGGTCGTGTTACGTTGCATATTTTATCATCAGTTAGTgttgaaacagattttttaagtGATACATAAGTAACATCTGAATCTGTCTGTGTAAATTTTTCTACAGTGTCAATAGGTTTCTTTTGTTGAACTATTTTTGCAAAGGATGGAACAGCTGTTGGCAGACACAATTTACGTGCTTCCGCGTAGGATATGTTCTTCTGTGCTTTCagtttctgaatttctttttcgtGTTTCCAAGTCGGACAGTATTTTGAACTGGATTCATGAGGCTGTGCACAATTCGCACACTTAGGCTCTAGTTGACAATCAGTAATAGAATGTCCAACTGATGCACATCTAGCACACACCATATTTCCTCGACAGGCAGTCCTCAAATGCCCAAACCGTTGGCACTTGTAGCATCGAATTGGATTAGGTATGAAAGGGCGGACACGACAATGCAAGTATCCAGCCTTAATTGATTTCGGTAGCTGAGTTTTATTGAACGTCAAAATTATGTGAATAGTAGGCTGAAACTCTGTACCTTTTCTTACAGTAATGCGGCGAACATGAATTACGCCTTGATCAGAGAAACCTTCAAGGATATCAGAATCGGATGTATTCAACAAGTCAGGTTCAGATATTACTCCACGAACAGAGTTCAAGCTTTTATGAGGAGTAACAGAGATGGGAATATCAAGCAGCGTTTTTGCGTTGAGAAATGATTTTGTTTGAGATGATGACAAAGTTTCTATAAGGAAATCTCCAGATTTTAGCTTTTTAACAGATTTTGGTTCTCCTCCAATACCAGTAATAGCTTTATGTATAGCGAAAGGAGAAAACGAAaacaaatttctagatttatcCGTTGTagtcaaaattaaatatcttacaaatttACTTAAACAATCAATATTATAACTCTCCAATTCCATAACTTCCACACcagaaaaatttgcaaaagatCCCATGCAAAGAAACAAGTGTAATTCGGACCCCGACGGCACtgcccaccatggagcccaacaagggaaggcagttaCTGGCTCTGGAACTCCCAGCCTCagcacttaccttggtgctagccgaggcctatacgctcagagtcacctccaggaacgttgaccacccttaacgccaagccccagagaatgaccctttcgcttgatccctagcagactaaccaaaTGGTTAGAATACCAGCCGAATTGATGCACCGGGGACcaacagtacaccacccgtctaatgggtcgccacgcacggccaacacgtggggtttttggctgtccatgagaagcaggaagcaaacagagcggcgacagcttctcatggagagctccctcacttgccgtcgagggaaggagaATATATAGCAGACAGCAGCAGATTTAGGGGAGAATAAatataaagggagtaaagatccctgggtacctcgggattgggacacccgtactcacctatagtaggtgagcccctgaggggggctgtccatgagaagcaagaagcaaacagagcggcgacagcttctcatggagagctccctcgcttgccgtcgagggacgGAAGGATCAAGtaaatagcagaaggcgtagaggagagtaagcaagaagggagtaaagatccctgggaacctcgggattgggacacccgtactcacctatagtaggtgagcccctgaggggagcAGACGGTGgctgagtgtatcagatggaagtatgatgccgcaaccagcataaccatccgattttgagccatccgtgaaaattggcacaaaggaagaataccgatagcgatgataTAAAAAGAGCTGTTGGAAGACAACTGGAGCAGTTAATGATTTATCAAAGCCAGTAAAAGGATTCAAAAACGAAAACTGCGGTATATCCCAGGGTGAAAAACTAAAAGTGTCAACAACTTGAACAGCGTTAAGGTCCGAGTCATTCAAAAGCAATTTAGTTCTCTCACAAAATGGGAGGATGTGAGAGGGACGTGCATTATAAAGTCGACGAAGACTAACTGGTAATGGCATGTGGCTCAAGGGATGATTCAAAAcagatttaattcgaaaataaaatatggcagacAATTTTTTACGCCTTAAACAAAGGGGTAGCTGATGGCATATATCGTATAGGCTTTCAACCGGAGAAGTACGGAATGCACCTGAACAGATACGCAAAgcagaatggtgaatggtatccagtCGCCTCAAAACTGATGGGCAGGCGGAACCATACACCGTACACCCATAGTCAATTCGGGAAAGAATTACTGCTTCGTAAACACGGAttaaggaggttcgatcggcaccccaagatgttttcgagagcacttttaaaatgttcaatgatttctcacacctcttccgtaaatataagatatgcggcaggaaggtgagcttccgatcaaGAATCACTCCTAAAAACCGTACTTCGTTCACCACAGGGATTTGAGTATTTCGAATATGTATATTCGGATCAAGGTGAAGCTTTCTTTTCCGGCAAAAGTGGACACATTggctcttctccggagagatagtatgcccattgttatcgcaccaagatactaatttatctacggcagtttgtaaattttgttcaattacatTCATATCGCTATCTTGGCATGATATttgcagatcgtcaacataaaggcTGGCATGTACAGATGAAGGTAAGCTTGTTAAAATTTGGCTAAGATGAACGATAAAaagcgtgacactgaggacacttccctgcggaactccctcagcttgaataaaagaatcggaataaaagttgcctacacgaactctgaaagtccgatgagataaaaagttctgtaaaaacataggtaggtttcccctaaaaccgcagttaaaaagtgttgaaagtattccaaagcgccaagcacggtcataggccttttctatatcaaaaaatatggagacaaggtgattcCTCTTAACAAAAGCGTTACGAatctgggtttccagtaaaatgagaTTGTCGAAGGTGGAACGACCTctccggaaaccactctgcaacggcgagatacatccttgtttctccaattcaaagATAAGACGAGcgttgaccatgcgctcaaaggtTTTACAAATGCAACTTGTTAGAGCAATTGGCCTGTAGCTCAGAGGATTGGAAGATTCCTTGTCAGGTttcaggattggaatcacaatagcttcacgccattgtgatGGGTACTTCTGCTCCGTccagattctattaaataaaaatagtaggttGGTAAGCGAGTTTtcattcaaatggcgaagcatactatatgtgattccatctggcccaggACTTGTATCACGGGCTTGAGACAAGGCGGCTTTTAATTCAAACATCCTAAACTCACAGTTGTATGGATAGGAACTTCGgtcattaaaattcaatgatacCCGTTCCGctggattcttaattgccagaaattcaggactataagaatcCATAGCGGAAACCTGTGCGAATGTATGACCAAGAATATTGGCTATGTCTAATGGGAAAGAGTGCATCTCAGTTCCGGTTTTTAAAACAGGGATGGATGATTCACTataaatcccattagcagcctttactttccTCCATAAATGTTTACTGGAAGTAGAAGATGTGattgatgatataaattttatccacGATTCTCTTTGACTACGTCGGCGAATGCGACGAGcaagcgctttggctcttttgaaAGCGACAAGATTCTCTGTTGTTGGGTATcgtctaaaaatattccatagttTCTTTTGATTCTTATGGCTGTCGTGGCATTCTTTATTCCACCACGGTTTGTAGAACTTCCTTAGACGCGAGGAAGATTTTGGTATGGTATTATTAGCGGCTTTTATAAGTGTTTGAATCACATGTTGAACTGCTTCTGTGATGTCTGAAATACTGACCATAGCCTGTGAGATGTCTGCTGAGTACATAAACATATCCCAGTTTGCTCGATGGAATAAAAAACGTGGAGGACGCAGGGTCTTATTTCCTCCTTCAGCATATGAGACAATAActggaaaatgatcactattgtaCAGATCATTACTGACTGAAAATTTAAGCAACGGCAagagttcaggagaacatatggccagatcaagtgtatggaagctacgtgtgggttcatggaagtacgtTCTCTGTTCAGTATTGAGCAggcagagacagttgttagaaaTAAACTGCTCAATTTTCCGCCCTCGAGAGTTTGTACTTTCTGAACCCCACAATGTACTATGTCCGTTAAAGTCGCCCAGTAAGAGAAATGGTGAGGGAAGCTGGTCTACTAGGTTATCAAGATCTTGCTGACATATAACTGCATGAGGTGGTAAGTAAAGacagcagactgtgactaatgtccgtacatgaacttgtacagccacagcctgtagagatgtatgtagagttagaggtgtgctcggataaaggTTAGAAGTGaaaatacagacacctccagaactgTGAGattctgtgtctgcatctttccgaacacagctGTAACCGCGCAGTTTAATAGGAATGTTTGGTGCCaaaaaggtttcttgaacaccaagaCAAAcgggatgaaatttattaatgatggACTTGATGTCAGGAAGTTTGGACCGaatgccacgacaattccatgaaaggaaggtacccattaagaaatttttgtattaacagAAAAGTCACTATCAGTTGTTTGAGTTggcgaaacatcgcaactcatttccaATTCATCGTCATCCCCTTCAGATGGATGAAGCTCAATGATATCGGGCCTTTTGGGTGCGCCACCAAAAATGGATTTGAAATCCTTATGGGCGATACCCTACGTCGCCAGCCCCAGTGCGACGGAGTTctgtgtttttgataattttaattttgaagccaACTGTGTCGATGAAGAGCCACGTTTCGCAAGCTTTAATTTCAGTGAATTTTGAGATTTCGAATTAGATTTGGATTTGACTGGTTTGATGTTGTCAGGGATATTTTTTACAGTAGGTTCAATTTCAGATTCAGaggatttatctgtatttttgttttcggtggagtatttaacacaatttttacaCGAACAATTTGCACAAAACGGTTTTTTTGTTACAGATGCATATGTTAAGCCGGGTGTGGGTGTTTGAGCTAGAACTTTTTTTCTAGCTTCAGGataggataaattttctttagttttaattgcTGTTATTTGTTTTTCTAGTTGCCAGCGCTCACAATTTCTGGAAAATGAAGCATGATTGCCTCCGCAGTTTACACACTTTTCTGGTGAgcaacactgctggctatcatggcccttttctgcacaacgggcgcaagtgagggtcccgcggcagtttgttttcgaatgaccaaaacgctggcattgaaAACATCGTAAAGGATTTGGGATATATTGTCGTACGGGTAATTTTATATAGCCTGCGTATAAAAATTCTGGTAATTTCGGACTATGAAaggtaataataaaatgttttgtaggGAGAAGTTGCCCATCCCTGCGAATATTAATTTGGCGTACATTTGTAACTCCTTGTGGCTTGAGTTCCATGGTAATTTCCTCTAGAGGAACGTTAAACAGCTCTCCACATGTAATTACACCCCTTGAATAGTTAAGTGACATGTGGGAGCTTACAGTGACAGGTATTGTTgccaaagcttttaattttatgatttgctgggcttgctttttcgAGCAGACTTCCACCAGCAAATCACCTGAACGCATTTTGCGGATGGATTGAACTTCACCGACAACTGCTGCTATTGCTTTTTGAACTAGAAAAGGcgaaacattattaaaagtttcttgCTTATCAGACACTCTTTTTATTACGAAATATGTATCAAATGGAGTAGgagatgaaaaatgtatttgttttcgatgcccactgaagggagatttcttggaggagcccatgcgatattagagatgattcgggtccgacggcaccgcccaccacggagcccaacaagggatggcagccaccggctctagacgtctagcctcggcacttaccatagtgctaatcggttacctatacgctcggagttacccccggggacagtgaccacccttaacgccaagcccaaggagtaaccccttcgcttgatccctagcagactagccactcaggtgactagctaccagccgattgatgcacaggggaccacagtgcaccacccgtctttcaaatgggtcgccacgcacggccaacacgtgggacattggctgtccatgagaagcaagaagcaaacagagcggcgacagcttctcatggagagctccctcgcttgccgtcgagggaatgaaagacacagcagaaagcagaaggcgtaggggagagcgaactgaaagggagtatagatccctgggtacctcgggattgggacacccgtactcacctatagtaggtgagcccctgaggggatcctggcctaggagtagcgcgtcttccccgtgatctgggagttcccgggtttgagtcctggttcgggcatcaCTTCATACttgtgttttatctgtgaagtTTGTGAAAaagcctccctgtaaaaaggggttgtgcaagcgagtgtgtgaatgtCATCTTTATATGCGCTataagtcagatttctgccctcgggtgctcagggtttttactctcagaagctactgtaccccctTTCCTTGGCCTCTTACATCATAGCGTATCACCAAaaattctcaaccgattgaaataaagattacaTACAAAACTGttcttgtaatcacaaaataccacgtccaatttaatttatttaagcctttgtatttttttaaattgtcgcTTTGACATGTTTCTAGAAGTACGGACCGACAGAGAGTCAACCCTTACATAGGTGTGGCTCAAGCTTTGTACACTGTACACTGCACAAACACtgtagatgctaaatttgtgttcCGAATCTtgtatatctagctctcttcgttttgtaattatcgtgaaCTTATATccgaacatattttactcaaaattcaatagaaatctgtaaatttggtgtaaaaaccgcaTACccaatttcaacagtctagctcgaaatatttttttaattacatttgtcaCCGACAGACATTTTCCAACAGCTTGTATTTAGAACTTATGGAGGTCTAAAATGTAAACATtcatcaaaatcacgagttcgaattttttgacaattactatactatgcatagaagaaaagaaaataatatatatagcaGTGTTTAAAGTTATCGCATATAAAATCGGCTTTTGAATCAGCATTGAGTTATTTTGTGAtactattttttcatataaattaaaatcaacaaaaacgTTTTATTgactgcatatttttaaaaaaataaaaatgtgaaaaaggattcaaataattttaaaattttagattatagaaaagtaacacacaaaaaatattacacactATTATAAAGAATCCaaaaagcttctttttttcataaattattcataattcataaagaaagataaacaaaatttaactaagCATTGGAAGTGGCATCATAACTGTGTTTACTGcatgaaataattaagaattcattttcgGTTGGTTGGTTAGTTAGGGTGTTCtggcgcaagaaccatacttGATTAGAAGTCATTTTGGGCTatgatgttgttgttgttgggtttaatggcgcaagagccattcttggccatactgcgccaagcgtaTGGTTCAATTTCATCCCATATaataagtgattaaaattttaaaaaagactttcGATTCTAGTAAAAaacggacattttttttaaagtagcaatGAATGCATGAAATTCAAATGTAACATTGATTACTaatgtacaataattttttttttatagtagagAAAAgaggaaaagttttaaaagctcAGTAGTATACAAAGGGATATAGCAATAAATAtcagatacaagtaaaaaaatggatagattttaaaaatttaaaaatatttggatggtatgtttcacccaccaggtcttgtatgCTAAGATTTGACGAGTGGAAGAAGTAACGACGATGAACTTCAAAATTAGGACAGACAATCAAAATATGTTGAATACTAATCTCAGCATGACATTTGGAGCATATTGGTGCCCTTTCACAAAAAGGAGATGGCGGTGAGTATATCGAGTATGCCCTATACGTAGGCGAGTCATTTTGACATCATTCTCACGCTGTCGTAGAGTAGGCCATAAACCAACTGTGGGCTTGATGGAATGCAACTTattgtggatctgcagatcccattcCACCTGCCATTTAGAAAAGATGTGTCGTACAAGGGACCGCTTAGCATCACAATATGGAAGAGATTGCGTTAGAAATAgtgatgcagatttagctgcaaAATATGCCCTTTCATTACCGGTAATACCTGCATGCCCTGGTACCCAACAGAAGAGAATTTTGAAACCCCTATTTTCTAGGAGTCGTAATGTACACAAAATTTGAATAGCAATAGGGTGCATCTGATAGTGATAATGAGAgagtgtctccaaagcactcagactgtcagtataaattataaaattacgctCAGAAAGTGGCAAGATTTCGCgtagagcacagaaaattgccaccaactcagccGTGAAAACGGAGCAACAGTTGTGTAGGCGATAGCTCAGAGTATCAGATGGAATTATGATGCCGCAACCGACATGCCCATCTGATCGGGAACCATCTGTAAAGATTGGTGTGAAAGAAGtatactgacagcgatgataaAGAAAAAGTTGCTGATAAACAA is part of the Argiope bruennichi chromosome 10, qqArgBrue1.1, whole genome shotgun sequence genome and harbors:
- the LOC129987569 gene encoding uncharacterized protein LOC129987569, which produces MVYGSARSTALRQLDTVHHTALRICSGAFRTSPVESLYVICHQPSLPLRRLKLSTLYYYRTRSVPNHPICHMNLPVGLRRLYNARPSHVLPFNERAKLLMRDSDLSNVTITTVDSFCFPPWDVPYISFLNPFAGFDKSSTASVVYQQLFLYHRCQYTSFTPIFTDGSRSDGHVGCGIIIPSDTLSYRLHNCCSVFTAELVAIFCALREILPLSERNFIIYTDSLSALETLSHYHYQMHPIAIQILCTLRLLENRGFKILFCWVPGHAGITGNERAYFAAKSASLFLTQSLPYCDAKRSLVRHIFSKWQVEWDLQIHNKLHSIKPTVGLWPTLRQRENDVKMTRLRIGHTRYTHRHLLFVKGHQYAPNVMLRLVFNIF